In one Kluyveromyces marxianus DMKU3-1042 DNA, complete genome, chromosome 4 genomic region, the following are encoded:
- the SKI3 gene encoding SKI complex subunit tetratricopeptide repeat protein SKI3, translating to MSQVKSLLKNARAALAEADWEYAIESSKDVLKIDKENYFAYVFLGKANEGLENFKKSKESYLKAISLDSTNPVAWKGLFVLFKTVKNLKDIVEWKEYFKYCNDYAQALAQQQQSLIDLINDIRNVRRKYPDAEEPFLESIRPGTEFGELVGREIMTPRDVLRKLLTLKQNSEQQRASKLISAARMKISVNDPDYHFKVNSSAWTVYKDSDVDLLFRQLVNITEDDEKRRNLELQWLEYRIKLLKTMPKEMKPSFYPVVKEMIDDMIVVKHDSLLPWTLYFDWQDYLNVESLDVTVCSEFIKKFPSEPLAMVIYAWISSSLSSYDSKKLSTDVLNSSSPASDPTVNEEDVETESEGISPIVDIEEEASSGLSEATVLEMLQDNIVKCKQSILANRIIAHYYVTQKEFQLALPYIRAGTSAVATSIRDLGASLKNSKFDFTLLYATTYTYFEAPKNHNIALSLFDKVLLEDPKNAEAKMGKGLIFIEMKNWEGASQYLADATAEFPQNWEIISAYGWCLLHVGETQKAIEKFNAVLENTPSSDPKSIDFRALNYWRIAKCYLYEAENNSDKDLINKAYKTLVHALKVSDIYAPAYSLLGYIYQKYYSDESRAFKCFFKALSLDSSDLEAAYYICEKYCAKGNWASAASVAERLIKTEHIKNALQSINWPYRVLGMSHLERQQYAESIEYFQSAIRISASDVESWVGLGQAYLNCGRVEASIKVFQKVIKMKADHKFAQYLLANALASLGEYEKSLELFEKLVMEGQPEECFLVSEISVLVDYAVELYHQGYLLKAVDTAVKSIKKIEIVLCSVSSELYTVWTSLSKALRIFVTIESQIDKLPVDTLVNIFNQIALIEEDTVFEIDNVSLDTILSDDTADNMSIALKFVILSAKYPILAKNFQDSSRTLKASLLYNLGCAELLCYMTINGQNYCDAAIKAFKDAISYQSNNAEAWIGMGIATMDKNYKVSQHCFIKAIVTSPKEIAGWHCLALLALKNNDTEMTHSILLKAQSIAPQDWYSWLGLALMYEKEGKANDSARMFTHAYVLANGKSKITQLLYAKNVLSRRLGKGDNEKDILAQQELSSVAAGLSQYLKKSQNDIFAMQLYILTLERLHEYTTASGLAQYLSTLVEERFEKSQDERELLNFALIKTQLSRLYMGNEDYDNAIEAATFALGILEDDENQTDIVKTAIVSNHVTIGLSSFFISDIDQSLDHSNTLISLSPASSSVAILIFKILYAMQSEEASDIALQELMNYIDKNGNDYNVTLTLTAFFILKDRPDELRELAKQLKMLPNSLLLKDQHKDIPFLIQEINKRIGEERDTVDIWQKASFMFPNNPNVWDRLSTEISCRISASGQNRVSPLHLSNKLAKRGTLTKAQKAMYLCPWNAQAVNALKECFKAI from the coding sequence ATGTCCCAAGTTAAAtctcttttgaaaaatgctAGGGCAGCATTGGCGGAAGCAGATTGGGAATATGCAATTGAAAGTTCCAAGGACGTCCTAAAAattgataaagaaaactaCTTTGCCTATGTTTTCTTAGGTAAGGCCAACGAGGGATTAGAGAACTTCAAAAAATCTAAAGAGAGTTATTTGAAAGCTATTTCGCTAGATAGTACTAATCCTGTTGCATGGAAAGGTCTTTTCGTTTTATTCAAAACAGTAAAGAATTTAAAAGACATAGTAGAGTGGAAGGAGTACTTTAAATATTGCAACGACTATGCCCAAGCGCTAGcacaacagcaacagtcATTGATTGACTTAATAAATGATATTAGAAACGTCAGAAGGAAATATCCAGATGCAGAAGAACCATTTTTGGAGAGCATTCGACCAGGAACTGAATTCGGAGAATTAGTTGGTAGAGAAATAATGACCCCCCGCGACGTGCTTAGGAAATTGTTGACATTGAAGCAAAATTCCGAACAGCAACGTGCGTCAAAACTAATCAGCGCAGCGCGAATGAAGATTAGTGTTAACGACCCAGATTATCATTTCAAGGTTAACTCTTCAGCGTGGACTGTGTACAAAGATTCAGACGTGGACCTATTGTTTAGACAGTTGGTGAATATCACTGAAGATGAcgagaagagaaggaatcTCGAACTCCAATGGTTGGAATACCGTATTAAACTTCTAAAAACTATGCCGAAGGAAATGAAACCATCGTTTTACCCTGTGGTTAAGGAAATGATAGATGATATGATTGTAGTAAAGCACGACTCACTTCTCCCTTGGACATTATATTTCGACTGGCAGGACTATTTAAATGTGGAGTCTTTAGATGTCACTGTTTGTTCAGAATTTATTAAAAAGTTCCCATCAGAGCCCTTGGCTATGGTGATTTATGCATGGATTAGTTCAAGCCTCTCGAGCTACGATTCTAAAAAATTAAGTACAGATGTGTtaaattcatcatcacctGCAAGTGATCCAACAGTgaacgaagaagatgtgGAGACTGAATCTGAAGGTATATCGCCAATAGTGGatatcgaagaagaagcttcaAGCGGGTTATCCGAAGCCACTGTACTAGAAATGTTACAAGACAATATTGTTAAATGCAAGCAAAGCATCCTTGCGAATAGAATAATTGCACACTACTATGTTACTCAGAAAGAATTTCAACTCGCTCTTCCATATATTAGAGCAGGTACATCCGCAGTTGCAACTTCAATAAGAGATTTAGGTGCCTCTCTAAAAAACTCCAAATTTGATTTCACATTATTGTATGCAACAACGTACACATATTTTGAGGCTCCAAAGAATCACAACATAGCTCTATCGCTATTCGATAAGGTACTTCTAGAGGATCCGAAGAATGCAGAGGCAAAAATGGGTAAAGGTTTGATTTtcattgaaatgaaaaattggGAAGGAGCATCCCAATATCTTGCAGATGCGACCGCAGAGTTTCCTCAAAATTGGGAAATTATTTCTGCTTACGGTTGGTGTTTGTTACACGTTGGAGAGACACAGAAAGCCATCGAAAAGTTTAATGCAGTTTTAGAGAATACACCAAGTAGTGATCCCAAATCTATTGACTTTAGGGCTCTAAACTATTGGAGAATAGCAAAGTGTTACTTATATGAAGCTGAGAACAATTCTGATAAAGATTTGATAAACAAAGCTTACAAGACATTGGTACATGCATTAAAAGTTTCTGATATATATGCTCCTGcttattctcttttggGTTACATATATCAGAAATACTACTCAGATGAAAGCAGAGCGTTCAAGTGTTTTTTCAAAGCTCTCTCTTTAGATTCTAGCGACCTTGAAGCTGcatattatatatgtgaaaAATATTGTGCAAAAGGTAATTGGGCATCAGCGGCGTCAGTTGCGGAACGTTTGATCAAAACAGAACATATAAAGAATGCTTTACAATCCATTAACTGGCCTTATAGAGTTTTGGGAATGAGCCACTTAGAGAGACAACAGTATGCTGAATCTATTGAGTATTTCCAATCTGCTATAAGAATTTCGGCCTCTGATGTTGAATCATGGGTGGGATTAGGTCAAGCATATTTGAATTGTGGTAGAGTGGAAGCTTCTATTAAAGTATTCCAGAAAGTTATAAAAATGAAAGCCGACCATAAATTTGCTCAATATCTTCTTGCAAATGCCTTGGCTTCTCTAGGAGAATATGAGAAGAGTTTAGAGctctttgaaaaactaGTCATGGAAGGGCAACCTGAAGAATGTTTCTTGGTCTCAGAAATTTCCGTACTTGTTGATTATGCCGTGGAGCTCTACCACCAAGGCTATCTTTTGAAAGCAGTGGACACTGCTGTTAAAAGCATAAAGAAAATCGAAATCGTACTGTGCTCCGTTTCTTCCGAATTATATACTGTTTGGACTTCTCTCTCAAAGGCTTTGAGAATTTTCGTTACTATTGAATCTCAGATTGATAAATTACCCGTTGATACATTGGTGAACATTTTCAACCAAATAGCTctaatagaagaagatacgGTGTTCGAAATAGACAATGTGTCACTTGATACTATTCTATCTGATGATACTGCAGACAACATGTCCATCGCATTAAAGTTTGTCATTCTGTCAGCTAAATACCCCATATTGGCTAAAAACTTCCAAGATTCTTCTCGGACTTTGAAGGCTTCTTTGTTGTATAATCTTGGATGTGCTGAACTCCTGTGCTACATGACTATAAATGGACAAAATTACTGTGATGCTGCAATTAAAGCCTTCAAGGATGCCATCAGTTACCAATCTAACAACGCAGAGGCATGGATAGGTATGGGTATAGCTACTATGGATAAAAACTATAAAGTATCGCAACATTGCTTCATTAAAGCAATTGTTACGAGCCCAAAAGAAATTGCTGGTTGGCACTGTCTCGCCTTACTAGCTTTAAAGAATAATGATACGGAGATGACACACTCTATCCTCTTAAAAGCTCAGAGTATTGCTCCTCAAGATTGGTATTCGTGGCTAGGGTTGGCGTTAATGtatgaaaaagaaggaaaagcaAATGATAGTGCAAGGATGTTTACTCACGCTTATGTCTTGGCCAATGGTAAGTCAAAGATTACGCAGTTGCTCTATGCAAAGAATGTTTTGAGCAGGCGTTTAGGTAAAGGTGATAATGAAAAGGATATTCTTGCTCAACAAGAGCTTTCTTCAGTTGCAGCAGGATTAAGtcaatatttgaaaaaatctcaaaatgatatatttgcaatgcaattatatatattgacACTTGAAAGGTTACATGAATACACTACGGCATCGGGTTTGGCACAATATTTGTCAACTTTAGTGGAagaaagatttgaaaaatcCCAGGACGAACGTGAGCTTTTGAATTTTGCTCTGATCAAGACTCAGCTTTCTAGATTGTACATGGGAAATGAAGACTACGACAACGCTATTGAAGCTGCCACCTTTGCTTTAGGAATccttgaagatgatgaaaatcAGACAGATATTGTAAAGACGGCTATAGTCTCAAATCATGTTACGATCGGTCTCtcatcatttttcatttcagaTATTGATCAATCTTTAGATCATTCTAACACTTTAATTTCTTTGTCACCTGCTTCAAGTAGTGTTGCgattttaattttcaaaatattgtaCGCTATGCAATCGGAAGAAGCCTCTGATATTGCCCTCCAAGAATTAATGAATTATATTGATAAGAACGGTAATGATTATAACGTAACATTAACTCTCACAGCATTCTTTATTTTGAAGGATCGTCCCGATGAATTAAGAGAACTTGCCAAACAATTAAAGATGCTTCCAAAttcattgttgttgaaagatCAACATAAAGACATTCCTTTCTTAATCCAAGAAATTAACAAACGAATTGGTGAAGAGAGAGATACTGTTGACATCTGGCAAAAGGCAAGTTTCATGTTTCCTAATAACCCGAATGTTTGGGATAGATTGTCAACTGAAATCTCGTGTAGAATATCTGCATCGGGCCAGAATAGAGTTTCACCTCTTCACTTAAGCAATAAGCTTGCAAAGAGGGGTACACTAACAAAGGCGCAAAAGGCGATGTACTTATGTCCATGGAACGCACAGGCTGTCAatgctttgaaagaatgCTTTAAAGCTATATAG
- the MLC2 gene encoding Mlc2p yields MEKSTSVSFSQFTQEQIKKLKEAFQLIDDDGDGVISETDLSKILKGLGMPSDEDKIKEMINVAPDETVTFPGYLSLMSETIGEMPDTAEIREAMKAFSDEEELLCDASELERCLKDVGFDDSTKLDRVLRHFSTKQVSGERVFKGAKFIQAISE; encoded by the coding sequence ATGGAGAAGAGTACATCTGTGAGTTTTTCGCAGTTTACACAAGAACAGatcaagaaattaaagGAAGCATTCCAGttgattgatgatgatgggGATGGAGTAATATCAGAAACAGATCTAAGCAAGATCCTAAAAGGTTTGGGTATGCCTAGTGATGAAGACAAGATTAAAGAAATGATTAATGTAGCACCCGATGAGACAGTCACTTTTCCAGGGTATCTGTCATTGATGAGTGAAACTATAGGCGAAATGCCAGATACAGCGGAGATCCGTGAAGCAATGAAAGCGTTTTCTGATGAGGAAGAGCTATTATGCGATGCTAGCGAGCTAGAACGGTGTTTGAAGGATGTCGGATTTGATGATAGTACAAAATTGGACCGTGTCCTTAGACATTTCTCTACTAAACAGGTATCTGGAGAACGCGTGTTTAAGGGAGCAAAGTTCATTCAGGCTATAAGCGAGTAG
- the ATG13 gene encoding serine/threonine protein kinase regulatory subunit ATG13, which produces MSDSDREIIGLINNFFLKAALLLEQCKVVARGGGFDGEEPLRDGNHLFNIETRGDPTLEAQIQPWTTFDGEKSMPPLVLETFLDLRGLHSNQTVYLHDSDGNPWMVCKGGKKSEIVLERWLIELDRQFSSTTGSTDAAEDDEYNEFNDPENLHKQLVLLFRYLYTLTQLLPANDIITKLQASQQGTAQATTTTGTLKPLHIHTRLLDGSKPILSKGRVGLSKPIIASYSNTMNETNIASHLEQRKITPIKTKFGSLRITVSYRKDVDFYVIDQEDPYKRTTNVSALQDTVTATDRRISSNSNISISVSPKTTNMLNANHIPVDSSGGGFARRQSISSKLQPFKVGSVGSGSFVQSGSLQSVTNPNPSLSRNVSSSSVAAALKVQRGSAGSTVLNSDLPPELSSVGSGSKYSSSFGRIRRHSSVRRSESIDRTAKPRKSNETPPEDLLEFVKLLEDKKELNMKPSTILPQQDISSSLIKFQSMKPNNDTLSDNLSMSMSIDQPNMRMGSNSHSPIPSFSPNYGSIPSRLSQGSRNNSNVELITSRKSSLDRHRLSLLNRTGSNVDIRRGSVGTMETTNEDSKEDEDSHVHGLRFNSGTVNDKTEDNNEDDDEEEILIKRSSNAVASSTEHFSVSPRSARSISVSSYTRSQLPLKHPNFSYPTTSATTAHAKFHKSEVIPDQLHREGSHHHNSSHKNDEDDDLLFVMSDMNLTN; this is translated from the coding sequence ATGTCAGATAGTGATCGAGAGATAATAGGGTTGATaaacaatttttttctcaagGCAGCGCTCTTGCTTGAGCAATGTAAGGTTGTAGCGCGTGGCGGCGGTTTTGATGGGGAGGAGCCACTTAGGGATGGGAACCATTTGTTTAACATTGAAACGAGGGGCGATCCGACGCTAGAAGCTCAGATCCAGCCGTGGACCACGTTTGATGGAGAGAAGAGTATGCCTCCGTTGGTGTTGGAAACGTTCTTGGATCTACGAGGATTGCACTCGAACCAAACGGTGTATCTCCACGATTCAGACGGCAATCCATGGATGGTTTGCAAAGGGGGTAAGAAATCGGAGATTGTGCTAGAACGGTGGCTTATAGAGCTCGACAGGCAATTCTCATCTACTACCGGTAGCACTGATGCTGCTGAAGACGATGAGTATAACGAATTTAATGACCCAGAGAACTTGCATAAACAGTTGGTATTGTTGTTCCGCTATTTGTACACCCTTACACAATTATTACCCGCTAACGATATAATTACGAAACTACAAGCATCACAACAAGGTACGGCGCAAGCAACAACGACTACAGGCACTCTAAAGCCCTTACATATACACACGCGTCTCCTAGACGGATCCAAGCCCATCCTTTCCAAAGGTAGAGTCGGTTTGAGTAAACCCATTATTGCATCATATTCTAATACAATGAACGAAACAAACATTGCTTCGCACTTGGAACAGAGAAAAATCACCCcaattaaaacaaaattcgGCTCTTTGCGTATCACGGTTTCATACAGAAAGGATGTCGATTTCTACGTAATAGACCAAGAAGATCCATACAAAAGGACAACGAACGTATCAGCACTGCAGGACACAGTAACGGCAACAGATAGAAGAATCTCGTCGAATAGCAATATATCGATCTCAGTCTCCCCGAAAACCACAAACATGCTGAACGCCAACCATATTCCAGTGGACAGTAGTGGCGGTGGATTTGCAAGAAGACAGTCAATCTCTTCTAAGCTGCAACCATTCAAAGTTGGTTCCGTAGGCAGTGGCTCGTTTGTACAAAGTGGAAGTCTTCAATCAGTGACAAATCCAAACCCCAGTCTGTCCAGAAACGTTTCAAGCTCttctgttgctgctgcatTGAAGGTCCAACGTGGCAGTGCTGGTTCCACTGTATTAAACTCCGATTTACCTCCAGAACTATCAAGTGTGGGAAGCGGCTCGAAGTATTCGTCATCCTTTGGACGTATACGTCGTCACTCGAGTGTTCGAAGATCAGAGAGTATCGATCGTACTGCTAAACCAAGAAAATCTAACGAAACCCCACCTGAGgatcttttggaatttgtAAAATTACTTGAGGataagaaagaattgaacaTGAAACCTAGTACCATATTGCCACAACAAGATATCTCCAGTTCTTTGATTAAGTTTCAATCCATGAAGCCAAATAACGACACTTTAAGCGATAATCTTTCCATGAGTATGTCTATTGACCAACCAAATATGCGTATGGGCTCAAATTCTCATTCGCCAattccttcattttctCCAAACTATGGTTCCATACCGTCTCGCTTGTCTCAAGGAAGCAGAAATAATAGTAATGTAGAGTTGATCACGAGTAGAAAAAGCTCCCTTGATCGCCATAGGCTCTCGTTATTGAATAGAACTGGTAGCAATGTTGACATTAGAAGGGGCTCAGTGGGTACTATGGAGACTACAAATGAAGATTCAaaggaagatgaggatTCGCATGTTCATGGGTTAAGATTCAATAGTGGCACGGTAAACGACAAAACCGAAGATAACaatgaggatgatgatgaagaggagATTTTGATTAAACGTTCGTCCAATGCTGTTGCTTCTTCTACAGAGCATTTTTCTGTCTCTCCGAGATCTGCTAGAAGTATATCTGTTAGCTCTTATACTAGGAGTCAGCTTCCGCTAAAACATCCGAATTTTTCTTATCCAACAACATCTGCTACTACAGCTCACGCAAAATTTCATAAAAGTGAGGTTATTCCGGATCAGCTACATAGAGAAGGTTCTCATCATCACAACAGTTCTCATAAAaatgacgaagatgatgactTATTGTTTGTGATGAGTGATATGAACCTCACCAACTAA
- the PZF1 gene encoding Pzf1p: MSDKSTVGGGGPEELELNKVGCNGALPFARSDSTDSVMSVTSTGSIGSISSTTSTTSTSSQRAKVYFCEYEGCDKSFTRPGLLTEHQMSVHHGVKPHKCDLCDKAFAKKSHLNRHMFSHSEEKPFQCSVCGKGVTTRQQLKRHEIVHTKSFHCPYDGCEESFYKHPQLRSHILSIHENKLTCPHCNKTFQRPYRLKNHIDKHHNPESAGKYQCDFISCTEVFSTWSALQQHIKETHPKLPCPVCKKPCVGKTGLKNHMIIHNDALVTKNWKCTVCSQVSFAKKSQLLQHYADDHKELDPLLLPTPSETVTSLAIDTENVEIAKKPKTIDDYYSSKKRKADELASVESEVKIQKYIESGKSAMSLLLNTIGQRRKCPYTNCNRSFKTKEKFDKHIEKHKIHDLKMKILEDENNKEKETHNTESAEAA, encoded by the coding sequence ATGAGCGATAAATCAACTGTTGGTGGCGGTGGTCCGGAGGAGCTTGAACTAAATAAGGTCGGGTGCAATGGGGCCCTGCCCTTCGCAAGGTCGGACTCTACCGATAGTGTAATGAGTGTTACAAGTACAGGCAGTATAGGTAGTATATCTAGTACGACAAGTACTACTAGTACATCATCTCAACGGGCGAAGGTTTACTTTTGTGAATACGAAGGATGTGACAAGTCATTCACAAGACCTGGCTTGCTAACAGAACACCAAATGTCTGTACATCATGGTGTTAAGCCCCACAAATGCGACTTGTGTGATAAAGCGTTTGCCAAAAAGTCCCACTTGAACAGACATATGTTTTCGCACTCCGAAGAAAAGCCTTTCCAATGTTCTGTATGTGGTAAGGGTGTCACGACTCGTCAGCAGTTAAAGAGACACGAAATTGTACATACAAAATCTTTCCACTGTCCATATGATGGATGCGAAGAATCATTCTACAAGCACCCCCAATTACGGTCGCATATTCTATCGATACACGAAAATAAACTTACTTGCCCCCATTGTAACAAGACATTTCAGCGGCCATACCGTTTAAAAAACCACATCGATAAGCATCACAACCCGGAATCTGCAGGCAAATACCAATGTGACTTTATCTCATGCACTGAAGTGTTTTCAACGTGGTCTGCCTTACAACAACATATTAAGGAGACACATCCTAAACTACCATGTCCCGTTTGTAAAAAACCATGTGTTGGTAAAACAGGTTTGAAGAATCATATGATAATTCACAATGATGCTTTAGTGACCAAGAATTGGAAATGTACCGTATGTTCCCAAGTCTCTTTTGCTAAAAAGAGCCAGCTATTGCAACATTATGCAGATGATCACAAAGAATTAGATCCACTACTATTACCAACGCCATCAGAAACTGTTACTTCGTTGGCGATTGATACGGAAAACGTAGAGATAGCTAAAAAGCCCAAGACAATAGACGATTACTATTCCTCAAAGAAGCGTAAAGCAGATGAATTAGCTTCTGTTGAGTCGGAGGTTAAGATACagaaatatattgaatCTGGAAAATCGGCAATGTCATTACTACTAAATACAATAGGCCAAAGGAGAAAATGTCCATACACAAACTGCAATAGATCTTTCAAAACTAAAGAAAAGTTTGACAAGCATATAGAAAAGCACAAGATTCACgatttgaagatgaaaatattggaagatgaaaacaataagGAGAAAGAAACACATAATACTGAGTCAGCAGAAGCAGCTTGA
- the RPO26 gene encoding DNA-directed RNA polymerase core subunit RPO26: protein MSDNEEAFNDGPENYEDFDQEHFSDYEGFDESEGKFGAGNGLGTDENGNTIVAGGFGPEEFQQQEARRKRTLKEKAIPKEERTTTPYMTKYERARILGTRALQISMNAPVFVDLEGETDPLRIAMKELAEKKIPLVIRRYLPDGSFEDWSVEELIVDL, encoded by the coding sequence ATGTCTGATAACGAGGAAGCCTTTAACGATGGTCCAGAAAACTACGAAGATTTCGACCAAGAACACTTTTCAGACTATGAAGGGTTTGATGAATCAGAAGGTAAATTTGGTGCTGGTAACGGATTAGGCACtgatgaaaatggtaaTACAATTGTTGCTGGTGGATTTGGTCCAGAGGAATTCCAGCAACAAGAGGCACGTAGAAAGAGAactttgaaggaaaaggcTATTCCTAAAGAGGAGCGTACCACAACGCCGTATATGACTAAATATGAGAGGGCTAGAATCCTCGGGACTAGAGCATTGCAAATATCTATGAATGCGCCAGTGTTTGTGGATTTGGAGGGGGAAACGGATCCATTGAGAATAGCAATGAAAGAGTTGgctgagaagaagatcccATTGGTTATCAGAAGATACCTTCCTGATGGTTCTTTCGAGGACTGGTCAGTTGAGGAGCTCATTGTGGACTTGTAA